DNA from Leptospira harrisiae:
CTTGCCGCCAATTCCATGTTAACGGAACTTTTAAATTGGAATGATGAACGAAAAAAAAACGGAGAATCTGAGATTAAAATTGGAATCGGAATTCATGCTGGAGAAGTATTTTGTGGAAGCATTGGATCGGAAGAGAGGATGGAATACACAGTGATTGGGGATACAGTGAATACCGCGTCTCGGATTGAGTCTGCTTGTAAAGACTTAGGAGTTACTTTTTTAATTTCAGAAACAGTTTGGTTGGAGATTGGCTCTCCAACCGGATGGGATAAAAAAGAAGGAGTGACTCTTACAGGAAGAGAACAAAAAATCCATCTCTATGCACCAAACCCGTCTTAGGAGGCCATATTGATTTTATATACAGCTTCGTGGAGTGCTGGATTTAGTTCTGGATCAATGATATAAATCACACGTGAAGTCCCAGCTTGAAGGGCCAAATCCATAATGGCTTTTCTGCGATCGATTTTAATGCTATGCAAATCAAAATCAGCAATTTTGAATTTGTTTCCTTTTTGGAATACTGGGTTGATGCTACAAATTCTTTGGAGTTTGGGTCTTGTTTGGTAACGGCCTACATCCAAAACAATACAAATATCAAAGTGTGCACGTCTTTCGGAATCCACAGAAGCTGTGATGACAAAGTCACCAAAGTTCACAATGTTTTCGTTATTGGTAAGTGAACTTCCTACATAATCTAAGAGATGCCTGATGTTTTTATTGCTGTAAGAGAAAAAAGAATCATTCAGAATCATCTTTAGGGCGGTAGAAGATTTAAATGCTGGTCTCCACGGTTGGTTGGAAGTGAGGGATGCATATTCACTTGCAAGCGAAAGGATGGCAATGTCCTCTTCAAAACTTGCAGAGGTTACATTGTTCTCTTGTAAATGAAGTTGGAGTTCTATGTCCTGGATGATTCTTTCTTTTCCAACTTCTTTGTTATATTTGTCACGAACTGACATGAGTTTGGTGAAAAGAGATCTGGGATCAGGAAAGTTATTGTTCACTCCATTTCCACGGTATGGTCTGTGGTGGTTTAAAATTAAAGTGCGAACATGGGAATCAATTTCTGGCGCAGGAAGTGTCATCAAATAACTGATGATTGGATGTTGTTGTACAACCGTGTATTCCTCTTTTGTGAGTTTGGGATTGTTTTTGATATCCAATCTAGAATATCCTACATCCGCTAAGTAACTTGCCATCATCAGACTCAAATGGTCTTTTTTGTTGGATTCTTCTTTGCCTTCGTTGACAATTTTTTTGGTACGAACCTTCATTCCCATCGCAACAACGGTGCGTTTTGTCATAAGCTCTGATTCAACAGAAACTCCTGCGACCCCAAGGATTTCTAATATATTAAAAATTCCAAGTTCGTAGTCAGGATTACTTGTAAAGTCAGTGAGAAGTTCATTCACCGAGTTTTGTACGAAGACTGCTTGTTCGGATGAAAAAGATGTTTTACGAAGGTCTTCGATCAGTGCTTGGGATTGTTTTGCAAACCTTGCTGTTTTTTCTTGGTCAAATAATTTTGTGGTGCGGCCTGGCTCTAAAAATTGCGTTCCATTCACTTGTTGTTTGGTTTTTTTAAGCTCAGAGATTAGAAAATAAACCCCTTGCATTTCAAACTTTAGGAGTTTTCCGAAATCTGCTTCCGAAGGATTTCTTTTTTTGTGAATAAGGATTTGTCCGTCTTTGTTATAAAGATCGAGAGGAATGTTGTTGTTTTTACGGAAACTATTTAAAGACTCTTCAGTTAACTCAAATTTGGCGAGCTTTTCTCTAGGTACTATGTTTGTATCGTTAGTGCTCATGGTAATTTTGGCTTATACGACGAAAGTTATTTCCTTATGTTATGGTGATGTTTATATAGAATCGATAAAAAGTAAATCATTCCTTAGATTTTAATATTACTTTTTGATTTATAGGAATTTCCTCTTAGGGTAATTACTAGTTCTTAGTAGTGAATCTATTGTTGCATGTGGAATTTGTATTATCTTAACTATAGTTGTGTCAATGTTCTTAAAATAAAATAACTCTCGTTAGTGGTTTGAAATTTGTCCTTAGATGTTCTACTTTGCGCTAGTGAAAAACTGTTCGTTTTTGTAGCGAATTCAATCTTTGTTAGGCAATTCCCTTTGGTTTTTTCGTTTACAGGCTCAGGAAAAGTACGAAAAAATTATCTCTATGAGTATCGTAACGACAAAAAAATCATTACTGGATCTATTCAATCCGACAGAAGACCACCTGGCACTGCGAGAGTCTGTGTCATCTTTTGCAGAACGTGAGATGGACGAACAAGCAAAGGAAAACGATGAAAAGGAAACATTTAATACAATGCTTTTCAAACGTCTTGGTTCTGAGCTTGGAATTTTTGGAATCACAGTGCCTGAAGCGGATGGTGGACATGGACTTGATCCTCTTGCCTCTGTCATCATTCATGAAGAGATGTCTCGCTTTGATCCTGGATTTACTCTATCTTATTTAGCTCACGAAGTTCTTTTTGTGAATAATTTTTTCTATAGTTCTAGTCCTTCTCAAAGAAGCCGTTATCTGAGTAAGGTCATCACTGGTGAATGGATTGGTGGGATGGGAATGACAGAACCTGGTGCAGGTACCGACGTACTTGGAATGACCACACATGCAGTGAAGAAGGGTGATCGTTATGTTATCAATGGAGTCAAACAATACATTACGAACGGATCCATTGGTCAGGTTTTTGTTCTTTATACCAAGTTAGAAAAAACAGGTAAAAAAATGACCTCCTTTGTAATTGAATCGTCTTACAAAGGTTTTTCGGTGGGGAAAAAAGAAGAAAAGATGGGCATGCGTTCCTCTCCAACAACACAACTGGTATTCGAAGATATGGAAGTTCCTGAGGAAAATTTGCTTGGTGTTGAAAATGGAGCTGTGACTCATATGATGAGAAATTTGGAGATTGAACGAGTGACTCTTGCTGCTCAATCACTCGGAATCGCTCGTCGATGTATTGATATCATGTGTGATTATACTGTCCGTCACAGAGAAGCATTCGGAAAAAAACTTTTGGAGTTTGGACAAATCCAAAGAATGGTCGCCGAATCCTATGCTGATTACCAAGCAGCTCGTGCCCTTGTGTATCATGTAGCCAGTGAACTAGGACCGGATGTTCGAAATTCACTTGGTGCTGCTTCAGCAAAACTTGTTGCCACTCAAATGGCCGAACGTGTTTCAAGAAATGCAATACAAGTGTTAGGTGGGTATGGATATTGCCGTGAATATCCTGTGGAACGTTTGCATAGGGATGCCATTTTACTCAGTATTGGAGGTGGAACCAACGAAGCCATGCAAAAAAACATAGCAAGCGATTTGAAAAAACTTTGGTCCGAATAAACAAATCTTTTTAATTGTGTCCATCTTCCTTCGTTGATTGGTCTACAAGAAGATGGATACAATTTGGGATGTAGTGGTGATTGGCTCTGGACTTGGAGGTCTGAGTTCTGCTTTGTCTTTATCTGAAAAAGGCCAAAAAGTTTTGGTTTTAGAAAAAGGCACCTCACCTGGCGGTTGCGCTTCTAGTTTCAAAAAAAATGGTTATGTTTTCGAATCCGGTGCTACCACTCTTGTAGGTTTTGAACCAGGCCTTCCTTTACATACGCTTTCTAAAGAATTCCAAATCCAATTTCCTCTTTTTTCATTAAATCGTTCAATGGTGGTCCATATGAACGGAAAAACAATTGAACGTTTTCAGGATCACACTCAATGGATAGGTGAGGCGAAACGTGTGTTTGGTGGTGGATTGCGAATGGACGTATTTTGGAAACTTTGTTTTTTCCTTTCTGATTCTCTTTGGAATTTGTCTGCTAGGTATAAATTTTTTCCATTTACGAACTTTTTGGATGTGTGGAAATCAATTTTATCATTCCGTCCTCTTGATTTGATTGTTTTAATTTTTTCTTTTATTTCTTTAAAGACGACTCTAAAATGTTTGGGACTAACAAAGAACAAGGAATGGATTCGGTTTTTAGAAGAACAACTTTTGATTACAAACCAAACAGCGTCTGTAAAGGTCCCTTTGATTTTTGCATCTGCAGGTCTTACTTATCCTCAATTACAAAACTATGTTGTGAAAGGTGGAATGGTCTCTCTTGCTGAAACCATTCTACAAAAGATAGAAACCAATGGAGGAAAAATTCTTTATCAGCAAGAAGTCACTCATTTAAATAAAATTCCAAATTCTAATGGAAAGAAAGGAACAATTTGGGAGTTACATACCAAACATAGAAAGCACTCTCAATTTCGTGCTCGTTTGGTTGTTTCAAATCTTCCCATATGGAATCTCACTGAGATCACCGAAGATTTACCCAAACTAAAAAAAATAACAAAGAAATTCGAAAAAGGAATTTGGGGTGCATTTACTATGGGAATTGTCATTCAAACCAATCCTAAGGAAGAGTGGACCAAATCCGAATGCCTCCACCACCAAATCCACTTAAAAAATGGTTTGCCTTTTGGCGGAGGGAATTCCATTTTTATTTCTCTTTCCCATCCAGAAGATTTGATTCGTTCACCTAACGGTATTCGTATCCTGTCTCTTTCAACCCATATAGAAAATCCAGAAACTTGGGTTCGAGATGTTTTTTATCAAGAAAAAAAGAGAAAAATTGAATCCATCTTGATTCAAACTTTAGAAACAACATTTCCTTGGTTCCAAAGAGAAACGATTTTATTTAAACATTCTGCAACACCTGTTACATGGAAAACTTGGATCGGAAGGAAATTCGGGAGAGTGGGAGGGATTCCTAGTTCCTATTTTTTGAATCCTTTTCGAATGTTGAGTAACCGGTCAGAAGAACCAAATTTACTTCTTACGGGTGATACCGTTTACCCAGGGCAGGGCATTCCGGCAGTGGTTCTAGGTGGGCTTCATGCGGTAGAACAATTCTTTGAACGAAAGAGAGGTTGATTTTGAAAACAGGTCGTAGAGCCTGGGCGAAACGATGATTCGCCTTCCTAAGATTCTGATCCAAGTGCCAGGTACTTCTGCCAACTTGGGCCCTGGTTTTGACCTAATGGGCCTTGCTCTCGATCTTCGAAATGAATTTGAATTTAGTTTTTCTAAAGAAATCACTGAATCCAAAACAGAATTAAAAAACGGCAAACCTTTGCCGTTTTCTCAAAATGAAGATTTAGTGTATCAGTCTTATCTTTCTTATTTTAAAAAATTTTTACCAACTGGCAATCCACCACCTTACCACTGTAAAATGAATCTTTCTTTGCCTCTTAAAGGTGGGCTTGGTTCAAGTGCTTCCGCCATTGTGGCAGGTCTTACTTTAGCCAGAGAAGTTCATAAAAGAATAGATCCGACATCTGTGCCAGCAGAGTCAGACTTTATCCAATATTTGGCAGAATTTGAAGGTCATCCTGATAATACTTTGCCGGCTTATTTGGGTGGGTTTGTTTTCGCCTATTCAACATTTGGTGAGAAACTTAGATATTTCCGAAAAAAATTTCCAAATTCGGTTGCTATTTTTGTTTTAACTCCAGAGTTCCATGTTTCCACAGAGGAATCTCGGAAATCCCTTCCAAAATCGTATGTCACAGCAGACGTAATTTTTAATTTATCTCGGATTGGAGCCTGGATGCATTTCTTAGACAAACGAAAGTTTGGTGATTTGCTTGTAGGATTAGAAGATAAGATGCACACCCCATACCGAATTCCTAAATCTTCTCCTTTATTCCCTTTGGCGGATGCCTTTACGAAAGCAGGGATCGGTTATTGTCTTTCAGGATCTGGTCCAAGTTTACTTGTATTTTTAGAACGAAAGGTTGTAAAAAATAAACAAGTCGAATTAGAAAAAACAATTTCATCGGTGATGGGAGAGGCAAAAATTCCGTATTCATTCAAACGAGTGAAACCGGATGGACTCGGTGTAAGGATTCAATTCAAATAGAATTCAGTTTAATCTTCGTCCGCTCCTTCTTCTTTTCCAAATCCGTATACATCTCCACGAAACCGAACTTTTCTGTTAATTCCAGGTTGGATTTTTCCCACTTCAAAAGTAAACTTCATTCTTTCCTTTCCTGATCGGTTGAAATAAAAGGAAGAGGTGAGAGAGATTTCAATAAAGTTTACCATTCGTTCTTTGGAAATTTTATCTGAGATACGAAATTCAGCAGGGTGGCCAATGATTTCATAGGATTCAAAACTTTCCTTTGATTCCATTTTTCCATAATGTTCCATGCGTGGTGGTTTGTAAAAACTTGGTCCATTTTTTAAAACAGTAATTGTATAATCTTCGCTATCGCGACTTTTTTTGAACTGAAAGATCAGGTGGTCTTCGGTAATGGCATTACAACGAGTGGCAAGGTTTCCGGTTTTGCTTCCGACATGGAAACTTGCAAATCGACTCAGTTCGTCAACGACGAGATCGTATTTGTCTCCTGTTTGGACAGGGATAAACCGGTCAGAATCTTTTCTGGAAATGACAGGGTGGATGAATTGGTTGTACACAACTAGTCCTAGTCCCAAAACGGCAACGGTCAACACTCCGCTAAGAACTAGGATGAAACTATCGAGAATGGCAATACTAAGAAACAAACTTACCTTTTTGTATCTACCTTATGGCTTTTGAGGGACGGTAGTGGGGTGCGTGTGACTAAAGAAAGTAAGTCTTTCACTTCTTCTGGTGAGATGATTTGGTTTAATTTCTCTTCCAAAGATGCCGGAGTTGGTTTTAATACCAAATCTTCTGGTTTCACTTTTGTTTCTAAATCTGTCTCTGCCTTCTCCAACTTTCGAACCTTGGGTGACTTTTCAGAGAAGGATTCCTTTCCTTCCTCCGATTGTTTCCCTGTTTGGGTTGGAATTGTAGGGGGAAGCGATGTGAGTGAGTTTCCTTGAATGTTAATTGTGTTCATTTTTCCCAAACCTCCGTGTTCAGGATCTGCTCTCTTGAGAAAAAATATCCTTTTCCCTCCCTCAGATTTTCGGACATTTCCCACTGGGCTTTAGTGAAAATCGATTTTTTTTTAGGTTTTTTCCGTTTGATTGCCCGCTTTATGGCCGGGAAGCTGGCAGGGATGGAAAATATTTTTAAAAAGTGGATGGAAAATCCCATCTCCAAAATCGTCCTAGCGACCAATTTCGTTTTCGCCCTTCTTTTTGTTGTCAGTGTTCCTTCTTTTGTTAAGGAATACATTACCCAAGATGCGGTCAGTATCGGCGGAAAAAAATATGACCTGAGCGATGTGAAAGAAACTTCCCCCATTGCTTATTCTAAGTTCCAATCGGAATACAAAAGTTTGATCAAAAACACATTAGGTGAGTTTGCTCAGGACAAATTATTTGAACTTGTTGCAAAAGATAAAAACATCAAACCTTCGGAAGTTTTAAAACAAGGTTTTAGTCCAACCGAACCATCAGAAGAAGATATCCTCAATGTGTATATGTCCAACAAGGATCAGTTAGGTGGAAAATCTTTGGATGAAACTAAGGATAAAATTATTGGATTTTTGAAAAGCCAACAAGAACAGGAACACAGTCGAGTTGTTTACCGAGACATCGTAACCAAATATCCGGTTGAGTTTTTAATCAAAGAACCACCTGCCGTAAGAGTGACAGTGGAAGAAAAAAATAACCCTTCTATTGGACCAAAAGATGCAAAAATTACAGTCATCGAATTTTCTGATTTTGAATGTCCATTCTGTAAACGAAGCCAAGAAGTGAACCAAAAACTCCGTGAAAAGTACAAAGGCCAAATTCGTTGGGTTTTCCGTGATTTTCCTCTTCCATTCCACCAAGATGCAATGTATGCGCATATGGCTGCCAACTGTTCCGTTTCAGATGGAAAGTATTGGGATGTGTTTAACTTGTTTTTTGAAAACAGCGGTAACTTAGGGAAATCAAATGTTGATGCATTGATTTCCAAAGCTGGAGTTTCAAGAGATAAATACCAATCTTGTATGAGAAATGCTTCTAATATAAAAGCCGAGATAGATGCGGACATCCAAGACGGTCAAAAAGTCGGTGTGAGTGGTACTCCTGCATTTTTTATCAATGGAATCTTTGTTTCGGGAGCATTACCTTTCGAAAACTTTGATGAGATCATCCAAAAAGAATTAAAACAATAATCATAAATTATAAAATTAAAGGAAAATTTATATGAGCAAAAAAGTAAAAGTTGCTGTTACTGGTGCTGCCGGACAAATCGGATACGCACTACTATTTCGTATCGCTTCAGGACAAATGTTTGGACCTGACACTGCAGTGGAACTCCAATTATTGGAATTAGAACAAGCTCTTCCTGCAGCCAAAGGTGTCATTATGGAATTGGATGACTGTGCTTTCCCTCTTTTGGAAAAAGTATCTGTATCTTCTAACATTGATGAGGCGTTTCGTGACATCAACTGGGCACTCCTTGTTGGTTCTGTTCCAAGAAAAGCGGGAATGGAAAGGGGAGACTTGCTTAAAATCAACGGTGGAATTTTTACAACACAAGGAAAAGCAATCGAAAAGAATGCAGCGAGTGATGTAAGAGTTCTTGTTGTGGGTAACCCATGTAATACAAACGCTCTCATTGCAATGAACAATGCAAAAGGTGTTCCATCTGACAGATGGTTTGCGATGACTGGTCTTGATGAAAATCGTGCAAAAACACAATTGGCGCAGAAAGCTGGTGTTCTTGTGAAAGATGTTTCGAATGTTGCGATTTGGGGAAACCACTCGGCAACGCAATACCCTGATTTCTATAATGCAAAAATCAAAGGAAAACCAGCTACTGATTTGATCTCTGACACAGAATGGTTAAAAGGTGATTTTATCTCTACTGTTCAAAAACGGGGAGCTGCCATCATCGCAGCACGCGGTGCCTCTTCTGCGGCATCAGCAGCAAACGCAGTTGTCGACACAGTGCATAACATTGTGACTCCTACAAAACCTGGTGATTGGTTCAGTGCTGCTTGCCACTCCAATGGAGAGTATGGTGTGGACAAAGGTCTTATCTTTGGATACCCACTCAAGTCTGATGGTAAAAAAGTAGAGATCGTCACTGGTCTTGAAATCAATGCCTTCGGAAAGGAAAAATTTGACATCACTCACAACGAGTTGAAAGAAGAAAGAAACGAAGTCAAAGACATGTTAGGTTAAAACCTTTTTAGTCTTTAGAGAATTCATTCTTTAAAGACTGGTTTGTTTGTAGTAAAGCTCGCTCCCCAAAAGGTAGCGGGCTTTTTTTATTTCTTACGAACCAAGGAACAGTTTTTGAAATTCATTTAAAAATTCCTTCGGTCTTTCCAAAAAAGGTAAGTGGCTACTGTTTTCCAACACAGTCATTTTGATATTTGAAAACTTTTTTAGAAACGGATCCCAAGTGTAATAAGGTGCCACCTGATAGTCTTCTTTCCCCATACAAATCCAAATCGGTATGGAAAGTTTTTGGAAGAATTCAGATACATCAATGTCTTGGAACACTTCACCAAATAAGTAATCAAAAGCCAGTTTGTTTGTATGGATTCCTTCCCAAAATTTTCTAGAAGGAAAGGGGACTTGGTAAAAACCTTTTGCCTCCAAACTGACGCAGTAATGGATAAAAAAATCCGAAGGAGATTCCTCGATATTTTTTTGAAATTGGATTAGGTTTTCCAAATGTGCTTCTTTGCGGAGATCAGATGCATGTTTTTGAAAATAAACTTCAGCCTCTAACATAGGACTTCCATGGCTTGGGCCAGTGGAGACCATCACAAGGTTTGTGACTTGGTCTGGATATTTCGCTGCATAAGCCAGAGCCATATACCCATGCCCGGAATGGCCAATTACAGGACAGGTTGGTATTTTTAATTCCGTTTGTATAAAACTAAAATCCTCTAAGAGTTTCTCCAAAGTATAATCTTCTTTTGTTTCTTTTATAGAACTGGTTCGTTTGGCAAACCCACGGTGATCCACCACTGTGATTTGGTATTTTTCCGTGATTTCCTTCGGGATGACTCTGGGATAATACAAAGCACTTCCAATCCAAAATAGAGGCGGGCCCTCTGTGTTATTTATTGCAACTTGGAGGGTAAATCCCTCTCTTTCGATCGTTTGGTGTATCCATTCCATAACATTTCCTTGGGTTTTTTAATATATCTATATAGTTGCAATATACAACTATATAGTTTACATTTGCAACTAAAAAAGCCTTGCAGTATTTTCAAAAATCATATGGACTGAGGTTGTGAAAGGGAAAGGAATCGCAGGTTATCTGGGGATTTATATGAGTGAAACCTTACTTCTTATGAGGCGGTTTCTTTCTGATGAATTTATAAAAAACAAAATTGGAATGAGGTTTGAAGAATGGATGTTACTGCTACCTTTAACTGAATCAGAAAATATAAATCAAAAAGAATTAAGTTTTCGTTTGGCTAAAGATAAAACTACCGTTTCCCGTCTTGTGGATGGCTGGGTCAGAAAGTCTTGGGTGAAACGAGTGGTTTCCGACTCAGACAAACGCAATTACCATTTACGTCTCACAAAAAAAGGCAAAGAGATTTGGGAGAAGGGGCTTCCTGTTGTCACTACCGCGGATCAAATTTTTCGAAAGGAACTAACGGATGTAGACGAGAAAGATCTTTTTTTACTTTTATTTAAAATTCAATCTTCCATACAATTTGCGAATCAAAAAACATAATGAAACTTCTCAACCGATAGGTTTTTTAGCAAAAAGAAATCGTTCTTTATTAGAACTGTCTAAAACGATTTTTGTATCTGTCAAACCTAAACTGGTTGCCATTTTTTCTAAATCCCTGATATACAAGGGATGGGTTTCCAACATCAATTTTCCACCTGGTTTCAGGCGTTTGGATGTGACATCTAACAATTGTTTGTGGAATTCGTTAAAATCTGATACAAAGAGTGCTAAATGTGGTTCATAGTCGAGGACATCAGGCATAATTTCCGGTTTTTCTGATTCCGGGATATAAGGGGGATTGGAAACAACCAAATCAAATAATAATTCTTTGGGGAGTGCTAAATCCAAATCAGAAACATAAAAACTGGTTCTGTCAGTTAAGTTGTATTTTTCCGCATTACGCCGGCTCACATCGATTGCTTTTTCGGAAAGGTCAGTAAGCGTCACAACACTCGTTGGTAGAAGTTGTGTAAGGCTAAGGCCAATACAACCACTCCCCGAACATAGGTCCCAAATTTGTAAAGGACTAGGTTCAGTGAGTGTAAGTTCTTCCCTTCTTTTCCAAAGGTAATCCACAAGTTCTTCGGTTTCTGGCCTAGGGATGAGAACATCTTCCGAAACAAAATATTCAAATTTATGAAAACCTTTTTTGCCAGTGATGTAAGCGACTGGTTTTCTTTTGCTTCGTTCTACAATTCGTTCTCTGTACAGATCAATTTCTTTTTGTCCGAGAGGCATT
Protein-coding regions in this window:
- a CDS encoding c-di-GMP phosphodiesterase, which gives rise to MSTNDTNIVPREKLAKFELTEESLNSFRKNNNIPLDLYNKDGQILIHKKRNPSEADFGKLLKFEMQGVYFLISELKKTKQQVNGTQFLEPGRTTKLFDQEKTARFAKQSQALIEDLRKTSFSSEQAVFVQNSVNELLTDFTSNPDYELGIFNILEILGVAGVSVESELMTKRTVVAMGMKVRTKKIVNEGKEESNKKDHLSLMMASYLADVGYSRLDIKNNPKLTKEEYTVVQQHPIISYLMTLPAPEIDSHVRTLILNHHRPYRGNGVNNNFPDPRSLFTKLMSVRDKYNKEVGKERIIQDIELQLHLQENNVTSASFEEDIAILSLASEYASLTSNQPWRPAFKSSTALKMILNDSFFSYSNKNIRHLLDYVGSSLTNNENIVNFGDFVITASVDSERRAHFDICIVLDVGRYQTRPKLQRICSINPVFQKGNKFKIADFDLHSIKIDRRKAIMDLALQAGTSRVIYIIDPELNPALHEAVYKINMAS
- a CDS encoding acyl-CoA dehydrogenase family protein, with the translated sequence MSIVTTKKSLLDLFNPTEDHLALRESVSSFAEREMDEQAKENDEKETFNTMLFKRLGSELGIFGITVPEADGGHGLDPLASVIIHEEMSRFDPGFTLSYLAHEVLFVNNFFYSSSPSQRSRYLSKVITGEWIGGMGMTEPGAGTDVLGMTTHAVKKGDRYVINGVKQYITNGSIGQVFVLYTKLEKTGKKMTSFVIESSYKGFSVGKKEEKMGMRSSPTTQLVFEDMEVPEENLLGVENGAVTHMMRNLEIERVTLAAQSLGIARRCIDIMCDYTVRHREAFGKKLLEFGQIQRMVAESYADYQAARALVYHVASELGPDVRNSLGAASAKLVATQMAERVSRNAIQVLGGYGYCREYPVERLHRDAILLSIGGGTNEAMQKNIASDLKKLWSE
- a CDS encoding phytoene desaturase family protein — its product is MDTIWDVVVIGSGLGGLSSALSLSEKGQKVLVLEKGTSPGGCASSFKKNGYVFESGATTLVGFEPGLPLHTLSKEFQIQFPLFSLNRSMVVHMNGKTIERFQDHTQWIGEAKRVFGGGLRMDVFWKLCFFLSDSLWNLSARYKFFPFTNFLDVWKSILSFRPLDLIVLIFSFISLKTTLKCLGLTKNKEWIRFLEEQLLITNQTASVKVPLIFASAGLTYPQLQNYVVKGGMVSLAETILQKIETNGGKILYQQEVTHLNKIPNSNGKKGTIWELHTKHRKHSQFRARLVVSNLPIWNLTEITEDLPKLKKITKKFEKGIWGAFTMGIVIQTNPKEEWTKSECLHHQIHLKNGLPFGGGNSIFISLSHPEDLIRSPNGIRILSLSTHIENPETWVRDVFYQEKKRKIESILIQTLETTFPWFQRETILFKHSATPVTWKTWIGRKFGRVGGIPSSYFLNPFRMLSNRSEEPNLLLTGDTVYPGQGIPAVVLGGLHAVEQFFERKRG
- the thrB gene encoding homoserine kinase; its protein translation is MIRLPKILIQVPGTSANLGPGFDLMGLALDLRNEFEFSFSKEITESKTELKNGKPLPFSQNEDLVYQSYLSYFKKFLPTGNPPPYHCKMNLSLPLKGGLGSSASAIVAGLTLAREVHKRIDPTSVPAESDFIQYLAEFEGHPDNTLPAYLGGFVFAYSTFGEKLRYFRKKFPNSVAIFVLTPEFHVSTEESRKSLPKSYVTADVIFNLSRIGAWMHFLDKRKFGDLLVGLEDKMHTPYRIPKSSPLFPLADAFTKAGIGYCLSGSGPSLLVFLERKVVKNKQVELEKTISSVMGEAKIPYSFKRVKPDGLGVRIQFK
- a CDS encoding DsbA family protein; this translates as MENIFKKWMENPISKIVLATNFVFALLFVVSVPSFVKEYITQDAVSIGGKKYDLSDVKETSPIAYSKFQSEYKSLIKNTLGEFAQDKLFELVAKDKNIKPSEVLKQGFSPTEPSEEDILNVYMSNKDQLGGKSLDETKDKIIGFLKSQQEQEHSRVVYRDIVTKYPVEFLIKEPPAVRVTVEEKNNPSIGPKDAKITVIEFSDFECPFCKRSQEVNQKLREKYKGQIRWVFRDFPLPFHQDAMYAHMAANCSVSDGKYWDVFNLFFENSGNLGKSNVDALISKAGVSRDKYQSCMRNASNIKAEIDADIQDGQKVGVSGTPAFFINGIFVSGALPFENFDEIIQKELKQ
- a CDS encoding malate dehydrogenase; amino-acid sequence: MSKKVKVAVTGAAGQIGYALLFRIASGQMFGPDTAVELQLLELEQALPAAKGVIMELDDCAFPLLEKVSVSSNIDEAFRDINWALLVGSVPRKAGMERGDLLKINGGIFTTQGKAIEKNAASDVRVLVVGNPCNTNALIAMNNAKGVPSDRWFAMTGLDENRAKTQLAQKAGVLVKDVSNVAIWGNHSATQYPDFYNAKIKGKPATDLISDTEWLKGDFISTVQKRGAAIIAARGASSAASAANAVVDTVHNIVTPTKPGDWFSAACHSNGEYGVDKGLIFGYPLKSDGKKVEIVTGLEINAFGKEKFDITHNELKEERNEVKDMLG
- a CDS encoding alpha/beta fold hydrolase is translated as MEWIHQTIEREGFTLQVAINNTEGPPLFWIGSALYYPRVIPKEITEKYQITVVDHRGFAKRTSSIKETKEDYTLEKLLEDFSFIQTELKIPTCPVIGHSGHGYMALAYAAKYPDQVTNLVMVSTGPSHGSPMLEAEVYFQKHASDLRKEAHLENLIQFQKNIEESPSDFFIHYCVSLEAKGFYQVPFPSRKFWEGIHTNKLAFDYLFGEVFQDIDVSEFFQKLSIPIWICMGKEDYQVAPYYTWDPFLKKFSNIKMTVLENSSHLPFLERPKEFLNEFQKLFLGS
- a CDS encoding MarR family winged helix-turn-helix transcriptional regulator, with the protein product MSETLLLMRRFLSDEFIKNKIGMRFEEWMLLLPLTESENINQKELSFRLAKDKTTVSRLVDGWVRKSWVKRVVSDSDKRNYHLRLTKKGKEIWEKGLPVVTTADQIFRKELTDVDEKDLFLLLFKIQSSIQFANQKT
- the prmC gene encoding peptide chain release factor N(5)-glutamine methyltransferase, with the protein product MAEQPGTLLYYLKRSTEFLEKKEIPNPRVDAEWILSDLLNLPRIKLYSQFEMPLGQKEIDLYRERIVERSKRKPVAYITGKKGFHKFEYFVSEDVLIPRPETEELVDYLWKRREELTLTEPSPLQIWDLCSGSGCIGLSLTQLLPTSVVTLTDLSEKAIDVSRRNAEKYNLTDRTSFYVSDLDLALPKELLFDLVVSNPPYIPESEKPEIMPDVLDYEPHLALFVSDFNEFHKQLLDVTSKRLKPGGKLMLETHPLYIRDLEKMATSLGLTDTKIVLDSSNKERFLFAKKPIG